The Erpetoichthys calabaricus chromosome 13, fErpCal1.3, whole genome shotgun sequence genome has a window encoding:
- the fignl1 gene encoding fidgetin-like protein 1, whose product MSSAHLNEWQKRSIGITSGTWKPEQKADAYRANILDIQYAWASGDLSDGAARSLFKRYAKKYSAIVDSDSAETGLNNYADSVLQLARCQRNNSDKWESSLTQESVLKLKCVQEMIEVGTKSRNSLVAPADLNLTVAGEVSANANERHLKVVSSCNSKGLASKSRSCAITNVYADRRPPVQKPLFNHCIGATSASGLFNSSSSVTVETAPSVLINQEMPSSSSGLSHFGSGLTHPNVTQSAVSQHSNSIKRKTFSSTYIDEGTNAHQPYNTFEQGHSVSHGGIRKNTEENSMSSFRTAKEQLLVEQHKKNGNHPQRMPVMSSYGGTKKSLGASRSRGAFGKFVPPVPKQDENEGRGMILKPSGASSDSTIPVDERLKNFEPKIIELILSEIMDHGPPITWDDIAGLEFAKATIKEIVVWPMLRPDIFTGLRGPPKGILLFGPPGTGKTLIGKCIACQSGATFFSISASSLTSKWVGEGEKMVRALFCIARCHQPAVIFIDEIDSLLSQRVDGEHDSSRRIKTEFLVQLDGATTSADERILVVGATNRPQEIDEAARRRLAKRLYIPLPEALARRQIVEKLMSQENCQLENNQLQLIIKQSEGFSGADMTQLCREAALGPIRSIKVMDISTITPDQVRAIAYCDFQDAFRTVRPSVSAKDLELYETWNKTFGCGH is encoded by the coding sequence ATGAGTAGTGCACACCTGAATGAATGGCAGAAGCGGTCCATTGGCATTACATCTGGCACCTGGAAACCTGAACAGAAGGCAGATGCCTACCGGGCAAACATTTTAGACATCCAGTATGCATGGGCAAGCGGAGACCTCTCAGATGGTGCTGCCAGGAGCTTGTTCAAGAGGTACGCAAAGAAGTATTCAGCCATTGTGGATTCTGACAGTGCAGAGACTGGCTTGAATAACTATGCTGACAGCGTCCTGCAACTAGCCAGGTGTCAAAGGAACAACAGTGACAAGTGGGAATCCTCCTTAACTCAAGAAAGTGTACTGAAGCTAAAATGCGTGCAAGAGATGATTGAAGTGGGCACAAAAAGCAGGAATTCCCTCGTGGCACCAGCTGATTTGAACTTGACAGTTGCTGGTGAGGTCAGTGCTAATGCGAATGAAAGGCACCTGAAAGTTGTCTCTAGTTGCAACTCTAAAGGTCTTGCATCTAAAAGTAGAAGTTGTGCTATAACCAATGTGTATGCAGACAGAAGACCACCTGTTCAGaagcctttatttaatcattgcATAGGTGCTACCAGTGCATCTGGCTTATTCAACAGTAGCTCCTCAGTCACTGTAGAAACTGCCCCTTCAGTACTTATAAACCAGGAAATGCCAAGTTCTTCTTCAGGCTTGAGTCATTTTGGGTCTGGACTTACTCACCCTAATGTCACACAGTCAGCAGTTTCCCAGCATTCCAACtcaattaaaaggaaaacattcTCCAGCACCTACATTGACGAAGGTACTAATGCTCACCAGCCTTATAATACCTTTGAGCAGGGACATTCTGTCAGTCATGGTGGGATCAGAAAGAACACAGAAGAGAACAGTATGTCTAGCTTCCGGACAGCAAAGGAACAACTGCTTGtagaacaacataaaaaaaacgGAAACCACCCTCAACGAATGCCTGTGATGTCTTCCTATGGAGGAACAAAAAAATCCTTGGGAGCTAGTAGATCTAGAGGTGCTTTTGGAAAGTTTGTACCACCAGTGCCCAAGCAAGATGAGAATGAAGGCAGAGGGATGATTTTAAAACCTTCAGGTGCATCTTCTGATTCGACCATTCCAGTTGATGAGCGACTGAAAAACTTTGAGCCAAAAATTATTGAGCTTATCTTGAGTGAAATTATGGATCATGGTCCCCCAATTACCTGGGATGACATTGCTGGACTAGAGTTTGCCAAAGCCACCATTAAGGAGATTGTAGTTTGGCCCATGTTGAGACCAGATATCTTCACCGGGCTTAGAGGGCCACCCAAGGGCATTCTCCTTTTTGGTCCTCCTGGAACTGGCAAAACATTAATTGGGAAATGCATCGCATGCCAATCTGGAGCAACCTTTTTTAGCATCAGTGCTTCTTCACTCACTTCTAAATGGGTTGGTGAAGGTGAGAAGATGGTTCGTGCCTTGTTCTGTATTGCCCGCTGTCACCAGCCTGCTGTCATCTTCATTGATGAGATTGATTCTCTCTTGTCTCAAAGAGTAGATGGTGAACATGATTCTTCTCGCCgaataaaaactgaatttttagTGCAGCTGGATGGGGCTACCACCTCAGCTGATGAAAGAATTCTTGTTGTTGGAGCTACCAATCGGCCTCAAGAAATTGACGAAGCAGCAAGGAGGCGGCTGGCTAAGAGATTATATATTCCTCTGCCAGAAGCTTTGGCTCGTAGGCAGATTGTGGAAAAGCTGATGTCTCAAGAGAACTGTCAGCTTGAAAATAATCAACTTCAGTTGATCATTAAGCAGTCGGAAGGTTTCTCGGGAGCTGATATGACCCAACTCTGTCGAGAAGCTGCCCTTGGTCCCATTCGCAGCATAAAAGTCATGGACATCTCCACCATTACACCTGATCAAGTCCGAGCCATTGCCTACTGTGACTTTCAAGATGCTTTTCGGACTGTGCGACCCAGTGTTTCAGCCAAAGACTTGGAGCTGTATGAAACTTGGAACAAGACCTTTGGCTGTGGTCATTGA